DNA from Streptomyces sp. Edi4:
GGGCCGTCGTGGACGACATCGGCGTCCAGGCCGTGAAGACCGGCATGCTCTCCTCGGCCGCGCTCGTCGAGGCCGTCGCCGACCTGCTCGCCACCACCGAGGCGCCGGTCGTCGTGGACCCGGTGGGCGTCTCCAAACACGGCGATCCGCTGCTCGCCGCCGAAGCCCTCGACTCCGTACGCACCCGCCTCCTGCCGGCCGCGACGGTCGCCACGCCCAATCTGGACGAGGTGGCGCAGCTCACAGGCGTACGCGTCGAGGACGAGGACGGGATGCGGCGGGCGGCCGGGGCGGTCCTGGAGTTCGGGCCGCGCTGGGCGCTGATCAAGGGCGGGCACTTCCCCGGTGACGCGCTCGACCTGCTGAGCGACGGCCACGAGGAACACTGGCTGCGCGCACCGCGCCTGGACAACCGGCACACCCACGGCACGGGCTGCACGCTCGCCTCCGCCATCGCCTGCGGCCTCGCCCAGGGGCTCGCGGTCCCGGAGGCGGTGAACGCGGCCAAGGAGTACGTGACGGGCGCGATCCGCGCGGGCTTCGCGCTCGGCGCCGGGATCGGCCCGGTCGACCACGGGTGGCGCCTCAAGTGACGCACGCGCCGCGCCCGGGGCCGGGGCGCGGTCCCGCCGCCCGCGAACGGGCACGGCAAAAAGCCGGCCCACCGAGGTGGACCGGCTTTTCAAGGCAACCGCAGGGCTGCGCTACGACAGACGTCGCAATTAGCGCGAGACCTTGCCGGCCTTGATGCACGAGGTGCAGACGTTGAGCCGCTTCGGCGTCCGACCGACCACGGCACGCACACGCTGGATGTTCGGGTTCCAGCGACGAGACGTACGGCGGTGCGAGTGCGAAATGTTGTTGCCGAAGCCCGGCCCCTTGCCGCAGACGTCGCAGTTGGCAGCCACGGGTCACTCCAAAAGCTTCAGATGCATCTAAATGCACTTACAGTGAAAACCGGCGCACCGGAATCAGAGATCTGAAGTGGCTTGCCGGGGGGAATCGGCCCGACTCTCGCCGGGCAACCGAAGCAGCATACAACGCCTGCTCCCGAGATACGAAACTACCACGATCGCGGCCGCCCCCCGGCCCGGCCCCCGGCCCGCACCGGGTCTACCCTGCGGGTTCGGCCGAGTCCCGCACATCCGGGCGCCCCGGTCGCGTTCCGCCGCCGCCCGCCAAGGAGGACCACCAGGTGCCGCAGACCCTCGATGCCGTCGCGGTACGCGGCTGGTGCGCGCTCTGCCTGGACGCGCTGGGCCGGGACCGCGAGGCGATCGACGCGATCAACGTGTATCCGGTCGCGGACGGGGACACCGGCACCAACCTCTATCTGACGATGGAGTCCGCGGCGCAGGCCGTCGAGGCCGTCTTCGCCGCCTACCCCGAGCCGCCCGTGTACGCCGGGGTCCCGGACCTCGCCGATGTCGTACGGGCCATGGCGCACGGCGCGCTGATCGGCGCCCGGGGCAACTCCGGAACCATCCTCGCCCAGCTCCTGCGCGGCATGGCGGACGTGCTCCAGGACGGCGGGGGCCTGGCCTCGGCGCTCGCCAGGGCGGCCTCCGCCGCCTATCTGGCGGTCGCCCACCCCGTCGAGGGGACCGTCCTGACGGTCGCCGCCGCCGCCGCCGAGGCGGCGAGGAGCGCGGGCACCGCCCCGGCCGAGGTGGCCCAGGCCGCCTACGCGGGCGCCCGCGACGCCCTGGACGCCACGCCCTCCCAGCTCGCCGCCCTCGGACGCGCGGGCGTCGTGGACGCGGGCGGGCGCGGTCTGGTCACGGTGCTCGGGGCGCTCGTCCAGGCGCTGTCCGGCGAGGTGCCCGCGGCCCGCAGGGAAGCGCCCGTGCCGGTGCCGATGGACGACTGTCCGGCGCAGGCGCAGGCGGCGGGCCCCGCCTTCGAGGTGATCTATCTCCTGGAGGCCGACGACGCGGCCGTCGACCGGCTGCGTGCCCGGCTCGACCGGCTCGGCGAATCCCTCGTCGTGGTCGGCGGCGACGGGCTGTGGAACGTCCATGTGCACGTCGACGACGCGGGCGCCGCCGTGGAGGCCGGGGTCGAGGCCGGCCGGCCGCACCGGATCCGGATCACGCACTTCGAGCAGCGGGCGCTTCCCGAACCGCCCAGGGAACAGGTCCAGCGGGCCGTGGTCGCGGTCGTGCCAGGCGAGGGCCTGGCCGGGCTCTGCGCGCGGGCGGGCGCCCTGGCCGTGCTCGCCCGGCCAGGTGAGCCACCGGCCAGCGGGGAACTCGTCGAGGCGATCCGTCGCGCGCACGCCCGCGAGGTCGTACTGCTGCCCAACGACGCCGAACTGCGCCACACCGCGGCGGCCGCCGTCGAACAGGCCAGGGCCGAAGGCATCCGGGTCGCGCTCATCCCGACCCGGGCCGCCGTCCAGGGCATCGCGGCGCTCGCCGTGCACGCGCCCGAGCGGCGCTTCGACGAGGACGTGGTCGCGATGACGTCCGCCGCCGGCGCCACCCGCCACGCCGAACTGGCCGTCGCCGAACGGCAGTCGTGGACGATGGCCGGCGTCTGCCAGGCCGGCGACGTGCTCGGCCTCATCGACGGGGACGTGGTGGTCATCGGCCAGGACCTGTCCGCCACCGCCCGCACCGTCCTGGACCGGATGCTGGCGGCGGGCGGCGAACTGGTCACCCTGATCGTGTCCGCCGACGCGCCGGCCGGCCTCGCCGACCAGCTCGAAACCCATGTCGGCAAGGCCCACTTGGCGGTCGACACCGTCGTCTACGAGGGCGGCCGCCAAGGGGTGCCGCTGCTGATCGGCGTGGAGTAGGAACCCGCAGTGGGCACCTCGCGGCCGAGGCCGCGCGGCCGGCCCCGCGACGCGGGGCGCGTTGAGCCATTGCCCCAGGCCTTGGCGGGTCGTGGCCGGCTGTCAGTGCCGTGGTGTGCAATGGAACGCGTGCCCGCGCTCGAAGAACCCCTGAAGAAGCTGCTCGGCGGACCCACCGCGAAGGTGATGGCCGAGCACCTCGACCTGCACACGGTCGGCGATCTGCTGCACCACTACCCGCGGCGGTACGAGGAGCGGGGGCAGCTCACCAAGCTGGCCGAGCTGCCCCTCGACGAGGACGTCACGGTGGTGGCCCAGGTCGCCGATGCCCGGGTGCACACCTTCAACCACGGGCGCGGCCAGCGCCTGGAGATCACCATCACCGACGGCAGCGGCCGCCTCCAGCTGGTGTTCTTCGGGCGCGGCATCCACAAGCCCCACAAGGAACTGCTGCCCGGCAGCCGGGCGATGTTCGCCGGCAAGGTGTCGATGTTCAACCGGCGCATGCAGCTCGCCCACCCCACCTACGCGAAGCTGGCCGCGGACGCGGCCGACGGGGCGGAGGACGGAGTGGACATCGCCTCCTGGGCCGGCGCCCTCATCCCGATCTACCCGGCCTGCAAGGGGCTGGAGTCCTGGAAGATCGCCAAGGCCGTCGACGCGGTCCTGCCGAGCGCCCAGGAGGCCGTGGACCCGCTGCCCGAGTCCCTGCGCGAAGGGCGCGGCTTCGTGTCGCTCCCGGAGGCCCTGCTCAAGGTCCACCGCCCGCATACCAGGGCCGACATCGAGGACGCGCGCGAGCGCCTGAAGTGGGACGAGGCCTTCGTCCTCCAAGTGGCGCTCGCCCGCCGCCGCCACGCGGAGGGGCAGCTCCCCGCGGCGGCGCGGCGGCCGGTCCCCGGCGGCCTGCTCGACGCCTTCGACGCCAAGCTGCCCTTCACCCTCACCGAGGGCCAGGAGAAGGTGTCCCGGGAGATCTTCGACGACCTGGCGACCGAGCACCCCATGCACCGGCTGCTCCAGGGAGAGGTCGGCAGCGGAAAGACGATGGTCGCGCTGCGCGCCATGCTCGCCGTCGTCGACGCGGGCGGGCAGGCCGCGATGCTGGCGCCCACCGAGGTCCTGGCCCAGCAGCATCACCGTTCCATCACCGAGATGATGGGCGAGCTCGCCGAGGGCGGAATGCTCGGCGGCGCCGAACTGGGCACCAAGGTGGTGCTGCTCACCGGATCCATGGGGATGCCCGCGCGGCGCCAGGCCCTGCTCGACCTGGTCACCGGAGAGGCCGGCCTGGTGATCGGCACCCACGCCCTGATCGAGGACAAGGTGCAGTTCCACGATCTGGGCCTGGTCGTCGTCGACGAGCAGCACCGCTTCGGCGTCGAGCAGCGCGACGCCCTGCGCGGCAAGGGCAAGCAGCCCCCGCACCTGCTCGTCATGACCGCCACCCCCATCCCGCGCACGGTCGCCATGACGGTCTTCGGCGACCTGGAGACCTCCGTCCTGGACCAGCTGCCCGCGGGCCGCTCGCCCATCGCGAGCCATGTCGTCCCCGCGCAGGACAAGCCGCACTTCCTGGCCCGCGCCTGGGAGCGGGTGCGCGAGGAGGTCGACAAGGGCCACCAGGCGTACGTGGTGTGCCCGCGCATCGGCGACTCGGCCGACGAGGAGGACGCCAAGTCCGCCAAGGGCAAGAAGAAGGCGGAGGAGGCCGAGACCGCCGACAAGCGGCCGCCGCTGGCCGTGATCGAGATCGCCGAGCAGTTGGCCAACGGCCCGCTCAAGGGGCTGCGGACGGAGATCCTGCACGGCCGGATGCAGCCGGACGACAAGGACGACGTGATGCGCCGCTTCAGCGCGGGCGAGGTGGACGTCCTGGTCGCCACCACCGTCATCGAGGTCGGGGTGAACGTGCCGAACGCCACCGCGATGGTGATCATGGACGCCGACCGCTTCGGCGTCTCCCAGCTCCACCAGCTGCGCGGCCGGGTGGGCCGTGGCTCCGCGCCGGGCCTGTGCCTGCTGGTCACCGACATGCCGGAGGCGAGCCCGGCCCGGGCCAGGCTGGGCGCCGTGGCCTCCACACTCGACGGCTTCGAGCTGTCCCGCATCGACCTCGAACAGCGCCGCGAGGGCGATGTGCTCGGCCAGGCCCAGTCCGGTGTGCGCTCCTCGCTGCGGATGCTCACCGTCATCGAGGACGAGGAGATCATCGCCGCCGCCCGCGAAGAGGCCGTCACAGTGGTCGCCGCCGACCCCGCCCTTGCCGGGCTCCCGGCGCTGCGCACGGCCCTGGACGCGCTCCTGGACAAGGACCGCGAGCAGTATCTCGACAAGGGCTGAGACACTGGGGGCGCGCACACCCGGCGCATGAACGCTCGTGAACCTCGTGAACCTCACGGATACGGACAAGGACTGAGATGACCCGCGTGATCGCCGGCCAGGCCGGAGGCCGCCGCCTGGCCGTACCGCCGGGCACCGGCACCCGCCCCACATCCGACCGGGCGCGCGAAGGCCTCTTCTCCACCTGGGAGGCGCTGCTCGGCACGCTCGACGGCATCCGGATCGCCGATCTGTACGCGGGCTCGGGCGCCGTGGGCCTGGAGGCGCTTTCGCGGGGCGCCGCCCATGCCCTGCTGGTCGAGGCCGACGGCCGCGCCGCGCGCACCGTCCGTGACAATGTGGCCGCCCTGGGCCTCCCCGGCGCCGAGGTGCGTACCGGCAAAGCGGAACAGATCGTCACAGGCCCGGCGCCCGCCGACCCCTACGACGTGGTCTTCCTCGACCCTCCGTACGCGGTCACTGATGACGATCTTCGGGAGATCCTGCTCACACTCCGCCGAGGGGGCTGGCTCGCGGAGGACTGTCTCGTCACCGTGGAGCGCAGCACCAGAGGCGGGGAATTCGGCTGGCCCGAAGGATTCGAAGCGCTGCGGGCCCGTCGTTACGGCGAAGGCACGCTTTGGTACGGTCGCGCCGCCTCCACGTGCGAAAACGCACCGAGGCACACCCCATGACCGGACCGGAGAGCGAGGGACAACAGATGCGCCGCGCCGTCTGTCCCGGGTCCTTTGACCCCATCACCAACGGACACCTCGACATCATCGCCCGCGCCTCCCGCCTGTACGACGTCGTACATGTCGCGGTGATGATCAATCAGTCGAAGCAGGGCCTGTTCACCGTGGAGGAGCGGATCGAGATGATCCGCGAGGTGACGTCCGACCTCGGCAACGTGCAGGTCGAGTCCTTCCACGGCCTGCTCGTCGACTTCTGCAAGCAGCGGGACATCCCCGCGATCGTGAAGGGCCTGCGCGCCGTCAGCGACTTCGACTACGAGTTGCAGATGGCGCAGATGAACAACGGCCTCTCGGGCGTCGAGACGCTGTTCGTGCCGACCAACCCGACCTACAGCTTCCTGTCGTCCTCCTTGGTCAAGGAGGTCGCCACCTGGGGCGGAGACGTCTCCCACCTGCTGCCG
Protein-coding regions in this window:
- the rpmB gene encoding 50S ribosomal protein L28, which codes for MAANCDVCGKGPGFGNNISHSHRRTSRRWNPNIQRVRAVVGRTPKRLNVCTSCIKAGKVSR
- the rsmD gene encoding 16S rRNA (guanine(966)-N(2))-methyltransferase RsmD, translating into MTRVIAGQAGGRRLAVPPGTGTRPTSDRAREGLFSTWEALLGTLDGIRIADLYAGSGAVGLEALSRGAAHALLVEADGRAARTVRDNVAALGLPGAEVRTGKAEQIVTGPAPADPYDVVFLDPPYAVTDDDLREILLTLRRGGWLAEDCLVTVERSTRGGEFGWPEGFEALRARRYGEGTLWYGRAASTCENAPRHTP
- the coaD gene encoding pantetheine-phosphate adenylyltransferase, producing MRRAVCPGSFDPITNGHLDIIARASRLYDVVHVAVMINQSKQGLFTVEERIEMIREVTSDLGNVQVESFHGLLVDFCKQRDIPAIVKGLRAVSDFDYELQMAQMNNGLSGVETLFVPTNPTYSFLSSSLVKEVATWGGDVSHLLPATVHAALVARLGEK
- a CDS encoding DAK2 domain-containing protein translates to MPQTLDAVAVRGWCALCLDALGRDREAIDAINVYPVADGDTGTNLYLTMESAAQAVEAVFAAYPEPPVYAGVPDLADVVRAMAHGALIGARGNSGTILAQLLRGMADVLQDGGGLASALARAASAAYLAVAHPVEGTVLTVAAAAAEAARSAGTAPAEVAQAAYAGARDALDATPSQLAALGRAGVVDAGGRGLVTVLGALVQALSGEVPAARREAPVPVPMDDCPAQAQAAGPAFEVIYLLEADDAAVDRLRARLDRLGESLVVVGGDGLWNVHVHVDDAGAAVEAGVEAGRPHRIRITHFEQRALPEPPREQVQRAVVAVVPGEGLAGLCARAGALAVLARPGEPPASGELVEAIRRAHAREVVLLPNDAELRHTAAAAVEQARAEGIRVALIPTRAAVQGIAALAVHAPERRFDEDVVAMTSAAGATRHAELAVAERQSWTMAGVCQAGDVLGLIDGDVVVIGQDLSATARTVLDRMLAAGGELVTLIVSADAPAGLADQLETHVGKAHLAVDTVVYEGGRQGVPLLIGVE
- the recG gene encoding ATP-dependent DNA helicase RecG, coding for MERVPALEEPLKKLLGGPTAKVMAEHLDLHTVGDLLHHYPRRYEERGQLTKLAELPLDEDVTVVAQVADARVHTFNHGRGQRLEITITDGSGRLQLVFFGRGIHKPHKELLPGSRAMFAGKVSMFNRRMQLAHPTYAKLAADAADGAEDGVDIASWAGALIPIYPACKGLESWKIAKAVDAVLPSAQEAVDPLPESLREGRGFVSLPEALLKVHRPHTRADIEDARERLKWDEAFVLQVALARRRHAEGQLPAAARRPVPGGLLDAFDAKLPFTLTEGQEKVSREIFDDLATEHPMHRLLQGEVGSGKTMVALRAMLAVVDAGGQAAMLAPTEVLAQQHHRSITEMMGELAEGGMLGGAELGTKVVLLTGSMGMPARRQALLDLVTGEAGLVIGTHALIEDKVQFHDLGLVVVDEQHRFGVEQRDALRGKGKQPPHLLVMTATPIPRTVAMTVFGDLETSVLDQLPAGRSPIASHVVPAQDKPHFLARAWERVREEVDKGHQAYVVCPRIGDSADEEDAKSAKGKKKAEEAETADKRPPLAVIEIAEQLANGPLKGLRTEILHGRMQPDDKDDVMRRFSAGEVDVLVATTVIEVGVNVPNATAMVIMDADRFGVSQLHQLRGRVGRGSAPGLCLLVTDMPEASPARARLGAVASTLDGFELSRIDLEQRREGDVLGQAQSGVRSSLRMLTVIEDEEIIAAAREEAVTVVAADPALAGLPALRTALDALLDKDREQYLDKG
- the thiD gene encoding bifunctional hydroxymethylpyrimidine kinase/phosphomethylpyrimidine kinase, encoding MIPRVLTVAGSDSGGGAGIQADLKTMLALGAHGMSVITAVTAQNSLGVKGAWELPVQAVRAQYRAVVDDIGVQAVKTGMLSSAALVEAVADLLATTEAPVVVDPVGVSKHGDPLLAAEALDSVRTRLLPAATVATPNLDEVAQLTGVRVEDEDGMRRAAGAVLEFGPRWALIKGGHFPGDALDLLSDGHEEHWLRAPRLDNRHTHGTGCTLASAIACGLAQGLAVPEAVNAAKEYVTGAIRAGFALGAGIGPVDHGWRLK